The Lathyrus oleraceus cultivar Zhongwan6 chromosome 5, CAAS_Psat_ZW6_1.0, whole genome shotgun sequence genome includes the window TAAAGCAGGCTCAGACCTTGGAATCAAGGTCGAAAAAATTCTCATTGATTCTCTATAGAACTAAAGTACTCAAGTTAAAGAGCGAAATAATTTTTTAGAAATGTGAGTCTGCGCACATCCTTTAAACTTTCTACAAATCTTTTGTATTAAAAGTATTTATGTTAAATGTAAGTTACTTCATTTACTTTGTTTGTTGTTTATTATCTTTATCCAGAGTTTATTGTCTGCATCCAGTTGGTTATGATTCAAACATTTTAAACCCaaatcacacacactttttgtTATATCTTTTCTTTATACAAATTGTCTTTGAGATTTTTTGAGTTAATCTCTTAAGTGAACTAAACTCGTGATTGTTTACTAAAAACACCAGTAAACAAGTTGGCACGCCCAAAAGGATGCTTTTGTGTAgaaacttttaatttttgtaaaaATGTATTGTGTTATGTTTGTCCAATTTTTGTTCTTCATTCATGAAATGGCTTCAGTTTAGAGCATTGTTTTGGGGAAGGGGAATGTTTCTAGATGATGGACGTGCCATTTCAGGAAGAGTCTTGCCACTCCTCATACACATACACACTCAATGATTGGTCATGTAGGAACTTCAACTTTTATCGGGTAAAATCCTATTGTGGTAAGCCCAATGTCGACCTCGACTATATCACCATAAATGGTGGTGCCGTTACCACAAGTGTCTAGTGTTCCAACCACCCCTTAGGGTTACACATAATTTAGGAAACCAAATGCCTCTTTTTCCTTGAAACTTTTTGTTAGCCCTTGGTGATAGAGAACAACCTTATGGCATGTTAACTACAATGATAGCAGACCTACACCATACTGCATTGACGTATATAGATAATGTAATGACACTTGTGTCCCCTATCAATCTATATCTAACATTATGATCTGCAATAAGCAACCATTTTTGAATGGCACAACCTCAGGAAGGGTTAGGATATTTCCCTCAAGTTATGCCCTAATTAACCACTAGTTCTCTCCAATCTATAAGGAAACAAATGGATGAGAGCAATCACGAAATGGTTAACATGCTAACGCAACAAATAAGCACAATGTTCAATCCTCTAATTTAGAACACTAATCACAGTTATCAGTAACTGGCACACCAAATGGGTCGAATTATTGAATTCTTTGGTTCTCCTCAAGTGCCCGTTCAAAAAGTGCCTAATAATCAAATTCCACAGTAAGTTGTGCCTATCGACCATCTGTACCCAAAGTAGTAAAAGGCAACACAAGCCAAAAATGTCCCTGAAATAGTTTTGGTGCAAAGAAACCAGGATGCAGACCAAGTAGTTAGGAATTTCCAACAAAATAATTTTTGGGGAAAACAATATAACAATCCTGAATTTGTTtataaacttaagaaatccttgTATAGTCTGAAataagctcctagagcttggtatgaaagacttaaTAACTTTCTTCTGCATAATGGTTTTTCAAGAGGAAAATTTGACACAACTATGTTCTCTAAATCATTCAAGAATGACATCTTAATAGTTTAAATTTATGTTAATGACATCATATTTGGATCTACTAATGCTTCTCTTTGTCGAGAATTTTCTAAGTCAATGCAGACTGAgtttgaaatgagcatgatggACGAATTGAAGTTCTTTTCGGGAATTCAAACTAATAAAGGTCTATATGGAACTTACATTCATCATAGTAAGTATACAAGAGAACTTTTAAAGAAATTTGATACGGCCGAAAGTAAACCTGCcaaaactccaatgcatccaactTGATTTATGGAGAAGGACATAGAAGGTAAAAGGTAGAACAAAAGGTATACAAAGGTATGATTGGCTCTATTATGTATTTAATTGCCTCTAGACCTGACATTTTGTTCAGTGTGTACCTGTGTGCTAGATTTTAGTCAGATCTTAGAGAATTTCACTTAACATCTGTTAAAAGAATCTTTAAGTATCTGAAAAATACTACTAATCTTGGTTTGTTTTATACGAAATCATCATATTACAAGTTAATAggttattgtgatgctgactTCGCTGGAGATAGAATCAAATGGAAAAGCACAAGTGGAAGCTGTCACTTTCTTGGTGACAATCTAATCTCATGGTCCAACAAAAGACAGTTAATGATTACACTATCAACATCAGAAGTTGAACATATTGTAGCATCTGGATGCAACACACAAATACTATGGATGAAAAGTTAGCTAGAAGACTATCAACTttatgagagtaacattcatatCTTTGTGATAATATCTCTGCCATATGTTTGTCTAAGAATTTCATTTTACACTCTAGAGCTAAGTACATTGAGATAAACATCATTTTATAATAGACTATGTTCAGAAGAGtattattaatttaaaatttattgatacaaacCTTCAATGagctgatatctttacaaaacctcTTGTTATAGACaaatttgttttcattttgaaGAATTTAAAAATGGAAATCTATCATGAGTAAAAATACAAGTCTCAATGTGTGCTGCCTCTAGAGAGTCAAAATGAGAATTTGAGGAAACATGACTCTGAACTAGTTAACCATTTAAAGTTAGAAGGTTCTCTGGTCAGAAGGTCCCAAGTCAGAATCCCTCTTGGAATTTATGTCTTATGAACTTTTATTGATATTAATGTTTTTAATTCATGTGTTTTCACTATGGATAAGAACTATGTTGACACGTGTCTAACTAATTCTTACAATAGTAAAACATTTGAATAAACCTCGAAACTATTCTCTTGGGGTAAAAGAAAAGTTATGTTCTGACACCCCTAGGtcattaatttatttttatttttcaagtaGTAATGATGTCTTCTGACAAGCGTGCATGTAACATGTCGTGTTAGAGAAGTTATTACTAATGTGTTTTTGTTTCTTTTCAGTCATCTTTATTTTTTCACTTATATCTATTCTTTTTTGTTGATGCCAAAGGGGGATAAAATATATgattttgattcatttttatcCCAAGATAAAAGCCCGAACGTGTTATATTTATTGGATAAATTATATGACTATTTATGTTAATTGGAAATAAATTTTTTTCTAAGTCTTAATCTCATGGGGAGTTTGCAAACCTCACTCTATGAACCTAAGCTAAGAAAAATTTGAAGTCTAACATCCAGGAGGAGTTTACAAACCTAACTTTGATTTTTAGCTGATTATTTGTTTTGTTTAGTCAAAATTGTCAATCAAAATTATAATAtttatcatcataaaaaagggggagattgttggaacacATTTGATTTTACATTTACTAtccttaagttttgatgataacaacgTTTAAAGAATAATTTTGTATTCTAATAGTTTGTTGAGTATGCAAAATCTGAACAAGCCAAAAGCTGAAAAAAGAAGAATCTGAACAAACCAAATCCTGAAGAAAGCATAATCTGAACAAGAAACTAAGTAAAGCAGAATCTGAACAAGCCTGATACTAAAGAAAGTAGAATTTGATCAAGTCAGAAGCTAAAGAAAACAGACTTTGAACAAGCTAGACGCTGAACAAAGCTGAACAAAACATACTCTGGACTCTGGATAAGAGATACTATGGACTCTAGATAAGAGAGACTCTGGGCTCTGGATAAAAGACACTTTGGACTCTAGATAGAGACATACTATGGACTTTAGACACATCAAAACTTGAACGAAAGTGACAACTCGAATAAGTTCTAAACTTAAAGTCAACTCTATATATCCCAGTCAACATTTCTGAAGTAAACAACCCATATGTACTCTGATACAGTCAAGCCTCATATTCACTAGACTCTGAAGTATATCCTTAAAGCTCTGAACTCTGGTCAAGCTTCAAATCTCTCATATACGAAGCCAATGATTTAAACAAAATGAACGAATGAATATTTTAAGAATATAGTACAAGTTAGGCTATGAAATCAAAAGGACTATACTACAAACGACTATAAAAATTTTATCTCCACTACCCACGATTTACGGCTGAACCTCATACCTACCACTACAGTTGTGTATTTGAAGAAGTTTTAAATTTTATCCATTAACGGTCTTATTCTTCATCTATATAAAGAGAACAAAGGAATTATGAAAAAAAATAGATGTTGAACAATAGTAGTGACAAGGAATTTCATGATGAAAGGATTTAAATACGAGAAAATCAATATCAATAAAGATAAAATAGAGATAAACACTTAGAACTTCATTTCATATATTCTTAAGTGTAAAGTTTGTTTATCACTATGTGTATCTGCTTATCTAGAAGCAACTTCGTAAATACAAATATTGTATTTAACCGTTGTTAAATTCCTTGAGGGACTAGGGTACAGTCAGAAGCCTCGAGAAGTCATTGAAGGTTAGTCTTTGAGTTGTAATTCCTTAAGAGACTAAGTTTAGTCAAAATTCTTAAGAAGTCATTGACGGTTAGTCTTTGAGTTGTAATTCCTTAAGAGACTAAGTTTAGTCATAATCCTTAAGAAGTCATTGAAGAGTAGTCTTTGAGATTATAATTAGtttgattattggattaagtctTGTTGAGAAGGAAAAATCACTCTAGCGAGTGGACTGAATTAACCTCGTTAACAATGAACTAGGATAAAAATACTTTGTCATTATTTTTTTATCATTGTTGCGATTGTTTTTGGGCCATACAAATTTGTCATATTTGAAACCCAATTCAATCTCTCACTTCTTGTGTTTCTTGAACCTTTAGATCGTACTCATGGTTGCTTTAGATTTCTCAACGTATTTCCTTCTTTTTCATTGGATTGCATAACGGAAGGAGGGGTCAATATTCAATTAATGACAAACCACGTTAGGGTATATGCCAAGCATCTCGTCGGGGGAACTGCAAAGAGGTTGACATTATCAGTAAGGCACTCAATGAGTCATTCCTCTTCACAGGTGGTAAGTCAACTCCTATAGGGGACGAACTTCGTGTAAATCAATCAAAATGGAAATTGGCTCACCAAAATTATTGTGATATTTCATCTTCATATAGAGTGTGGATGCCACTGCATCTAGCACGTGAGGAATGGTCTCCATACCTGTTCATGATTCTCTCGCTCTTTCCTTCTCTAACAGAAACTGGTGATTCCATGGCCCCACGTGGATGAGTAGAAGAGTCATTGAAAGCTAAGAGATCCTCGCCTTCATATGTCGTGAGATCTTGCTCATGTAACCCTAACCTTCTAAATACAAAAATGTACACATATAACATTGCAAGAACTCACATCATCGATAAGGACCCATATCACTAAGTAATTCGTTACATTAGTAGTTTAGACTAGTGGAAGCGTCGGATTAGAAACACCATCCACTTTCTCGCAGTCTTGAAACCCTAGAACAAGTTTGTATCCTTCCTGCCTCCTAATTACCAACAACAATCTTGAAGAATTTTACGCTGGATGCTTCTCATTCCCCTATCTCTTGTCCAGCGATCCACCATCGACCGGAGAGATGAAAAGGTAGAGGATGATCTTGGAGTTGATAGATCAGTGGTGGGTTCATTCGTTGGATCAAACATCATCGTCTTCTTTAGAGCGAAATTGCAGTTATGATTTATGACTTTGGGATCTTAAGTGATCGCAAAAATTTGTGAGAAGTAGACATTCATTTTAATAGTGACAAATACGCTGGAGGCCAGAATTACGTATCATTTACTAGGGTGAGGTCTCAATTATTTTGTGCATCTTTCTCTGTGATATTTTTTTCTGAATCTTTCATCATGAATCTGACAAAGGACTCAAAACAACatcaaattgaaaaatatttaaagatCTCAATTGTAAATAAAGAATATAATAGATATAAAAATACATCCTTCCTTTAGTCCTTAATATTAGGAAAAAAAATTAACTAgatttctttttattattttatttatttactatTTTTAACTATATTGATAATTAATATATCCGACTCATTTATAATTGAAACACATTAATCAATTAAGCAATGTATTTAAAAGGAATTTTTTTTGTTACAATAAAAACTAAAGAGATTACAATTTAGGAGAATTCTTTTTCTTCCTTTATCCTGTTTTGCATGTTTAAAAAATGTGCCAAAATCTTATGATAACACTTTCTTTCTCTATTAGGCAACTAACAACTTTTTTTTGTGTGATAACCCACCACAATCAATTAAAATGTTTAACCTTTCCGCTTAAAAATATCTCCACATATAATTCTTTTGGGGTTGGGATTGGATGCCTTCGAGGCGGCAAAGGCAACCATACCTTTGTGTCTATATCTCACTAAAATTACTCTCACTCTTCTTTTCCTCCATTTTTTACTTTCTCTCTCTTTAAAAGTAAGTTATATGTGATATGAAAGTCACTGAATCCAATACCGTTTTTGGGCCCACTAGATTAATCAACAGAAACTGTTGCTAACTCTTCCAAGAGTATGTTGGTAATGGTAGCCATCATCATTAATTTTCCATGCTTTGAATATAAAAATATTTCACCCAAGAAAATTACTTCCCCAACTCTTAATAACAAAATAACCAAAAAAATGTTCCTCTAACGTTCAATACCCAAAATAACCATCTTAATAATTAATTGTTTTTTCACAACTAAGATCAGTTCCATTTCACGCCACTCCTAAGCAAGTCACAGGTATAACACCGCGTTTAGTAACTTCGTTCTCAACTAACTGAAATCTCCCGCCAAAAAAAAGTTATAATAAAACAAAACGAAAGCAAAGCATTGCAAGTGTGAGTGACtgagcgagcgagcgagcgagcgaaAGTGTTGTTACAACGAAGAAAGCAAATGAAGAACGGAAAACGAAACGCTCTTTCAGATCTCACAAATTCAAGCCATTTTTCATCTTCATCCGTTTCTTCATCAGCCACCGTTGAACCACCAATCAAGAACAATCAAATCAGAATCCGGTACTTATTAATCATCCTCATCGATGAATCCTCTCTTTCACATTGTTGCATAATCAATAATCATAATCACTTTTTTTCTCTCATCTTCGTTTTTTAATTCATTCTCAGGAAAACCTGTTTAACTCCGCTTCATGATGTTAAGCCATCCACCGTTCATCGCACAAAGGTACAATCATCTCATCTTTTCCCCAATTCAAATTTTCTATACAGATATTTTTACGATTTAATTTGTTGTACAGTTTTTTTTTTGATTGAATTCGCTTAATTTGTTTTCAGAATCAAAACAACACTGTAGCACTTCCTATGCCATTAACAGTTCGATGTAAAAAGGTATATTCCGTTTGAACTCCCTAATTCAATATGTTATAATGGATTTTTGCTATAGCACTTCCTATTTGTTTTCAGAAGCAACGTGTTGTTGTTGTGTCCCGTGAACAAGAGGATCTGGAAGATTACATTGAGAAACAGAAGGCGTATTTTAAACAGATCGATGAATATGAACTCGAAGAAGAGGAGGTTGAAGAATATATTGATGAGTGATGTAGTATTTGAGTGCTTGAAGCTGATACATAAGTGTAGTTAATTGTTGATGTTGATATATATAGTATTCCAAATTCTGAATTTCTTAATAGGTTTAGGGAAAAGTTGTTTAACACTAGCAAATTGCTTTAGTTAGTAAATTGAGATCTTAGAAACTCTATCTTGTTTCATATAAGAGAAATTTGCAATTGGATGCTTTGAGTATATTCTTATCTTACAGTTCAAACCAGGGTGTTAAAAAATGGTGTGCAACCGCGAAAATGGCCGCGACAAAATGATATTGGAAGATGCGGATACTGATACTGTTATCACTGTTTTTTATGTTCAAGAATACATTATGGATAATTGATACCGCGGTAACTGCAATCAAAAGTCTTTACGCGATCGTTTCTTAAAATCCTGGTTCAAACATTGCAATGAATTTGCATTTATGATTCCTTATATGATAACTTGAGTAATGACAGGAGATCTTTATTGGGTATAATTTTGGAAATATAGATGGATAATTATTACTCACTCTCTCACATACACATTGCTCACTAATTTTCAATTGTTTTTTCTGCAATTGATTCTGATCTGTCCTTTGCTTCCTGTGAGGGGGTTTAGATTACTCATTTTGACCATACCCTCGGCGAAGGCTTCGAAAAATTCTTCATTATCATTAGCATATTTCTGCACCAGCTTATCAGTAGTGGGATTCCCATTGAACAATTCCTGGTCAGAATGGACAAGACCCTTTTTAGCAAGTAAATGCTTGTAGTATAAGTTATCAAAATGAGTCGGAGTTTGAAAGTCGAATGGTTGGTAAACGTTGTCGTTTCCAGTTCTGGGACACTTGCTCTGCAGTGACTTGGCAAATGAAGGATCAATGTTGGAATCATTGTAGATGTGCGGTCGAAACAGCGAACATCTGGTTAGCCCGATTGTATGTGCGCCTGTTGTTAAAGATATTAGTTCAAATGAATTGAAACATAGGAGTATATACTATATTGAACATTTGCCTCTCATAGTACCTGAAAGAGCTACCAAGTCCTTTTCTGAGAGTCCTTGTTTAGCAAAATTTTCTTTGAGTTTGTCAAGATTGAGAAATGGTCCAGGAATATACCTATTGGCATCAGCCCTACTAGCTGTGATGGAATCCCTTCTTCCCAATCCTACTTCCCAAGAAGGGCCTCCTAGCTGTAAATTTCAACAATCATTCATCCATGAATAGATTTACTAGTTCTTTTTAATTAAGTCAATTATACTATTCTATCATTGATTCATTATGCTATTGAAGTATATGATATTACATTAACAACGGAGTCTCGAGCGGCCAGAGCAAGAATATCAGCGCAAGACACTGTACTTGGGCATGCTTTCTCTACATTGGCTTTAATGTCATCAATCACATCGAATCCTCTAGCTGAATTATTGTTGGGTGCTGCTGTTTTTTCTCCTACGAAACTGTTTGTATCATCCAACAATATCGATCCATCACAGCCCTGAATAATCATTATATCAAAAGAAGCCAAATTAAGTGAAACAGATAACCAAAATCAAGTAAATGTGTATATATAGTATATACTCACGTTTACAAAGCAGTCATGGAAATGCAATCGAAGTAATGAAGCTCCTATGCGAGCTTCATTACGAATGGCTTTTATGACTCCTCGATTTACTATAGACAACAGTTTCGGGCAACTGTCGCTATAGAAATATGTGCATAACTTATTGTCATCTGCTTCAGAAAGTGCAAAAGCAGTAACAAGAACAAACAAGAGGAAGTAGTAAGAAGCCATGTAAGCTTTCACCGAGTACACAAAAACTAAACAATTGTTGCCTTCTCTTATAATAACAATGATGAAGGATAATATTGGATAATATTGGTCAAGTGAACCAATCAAACTTTAGTTGCTTTTTAAGTGAAAAATAGAACAATGTTAGACTTTTCAAATGAATAATTTTGTGGTATTTTTGACTACCCGACAAAAAAACCACAACATTATTTGTTCTATAAATAACATGTATTTTGTATGTGGCTAAAACCCAAACCGTGTCCATTAAGTAGTATTTTCCAATATAGTAACAAACAAAGGAACAACTATTGTCGGTTGAAATGTCATTTTAGTTATTTGTTTTTACTGCTAAAAAGCAGTGGCTATAATGTGTCACTTTTGCATGATTTGCTCGAATCACTGTCATTTTATGATAGGAAGGTTCCCAAGAAAGTAAAAAGTGCATTAGTGGATAAAACAATGAGATGTGCTATGTTGACCCCAAACTTATACACTGTATCCTTTACACTTTATCCTTTTAAAACTTGTTTTGGTTTTAGAAGAAAAGTCCACAAACATTATTATTATCAGAGGTTTGCTATTTTGACACTAAAAAGCTTACACCTTATGTTACACCATCTAAACTACACCAGAATTATGTGTTTGCTTGTGTCAGgaaaaaataaaattcaattattAAACATGATAAAAAAATAAAACCGTATAAAATACGGTATAAGTGTCAACATTTAGTATATGACTAATATTTctcttattattattataaagTATAAACAATTTGAGTTACATCAATTTTAGTGTCTAACACTTTAAGATATAGAgaaatatttataaatattattttagTTAGTATGTTCAATTATAGTAACTGCTATCGATGTTCTAGTTTTGGAACTGACTAAgattaataaatattttaaattgttGCTTTTATTATCTTGTAGGAATTCTTTATAGAAGGTGGGAATTTGAACAAAATGTAAATGATTACTTTACATTTGAAGGAGACACCctataattatattttatatgGGTGAAGATTGGTTTATTTTGTGGTACGTCCAATCATTGTTTGATTTTTTTATCTGTGGATGAAAAAATTGAAGTCTAAAACCTTTTCACATGTTTAATGTTGGGTTGATTTTTCAGGTTGCAAAAAGTTTGTTAAAGAGCAATGACGACTCTTGATGTGTGTGGGACACTTATGTTCTAAAAGAGAAAATAACGGTAGTAAAAAAGGAGAAGAAGATTAAAGAAAAAAATGATTGTATTTGCACCTAAGTAAAAAAGGAGAAGAAAACAAGTTATTCAACTCTAGGTTGGAGGTTTTGATTGGTTTGTTGGTGATTTtaatatcatcaatgtattttagtagtaatgtgatttactacaggccgatgcaattatgcgttaaagcttgaaaagagttaggggtagtgcggagtgcacgctcgtcgagccaacgtataattgaatgcgaataattgaaacggggttccaaggggcgaagcccctggcggagtgcggggcagcgccccgttcgaaattttcttttgaacagttgaatcctttcccaaccgacgtaaccgtttttgaacagttgcgtcttttcggtttctgttattgatctcctatataagaagtcatttggcctcagtttAAAAGAGAACGAAaccaaactttctctctacattcctgaacatttctctttgccagaaacaaattgttcttcaagaattatccccacaaagatttcgtgaacccaggcaagaatagggtcgaaatactttgttcggaaagtgtacgaacacgattcttcgaagttatccaggattatcatacccgattctctaacaaacaaacaaagtaggatctgataatcatggctggaggaagcaccgtcaaggagatgactacaaacttcggaaaattggacaagtttcaaggacaagacttcaggcgttggcaaaagaagatgcatttcatgttgacaacgttgaaggtggtgcacgtcctgtctacaccgattccagaacttctggaggaagacacggttgaaaatctgagacgcagatcaaaatgggagaacgacgactacatatgcagagggcacattcttaacggtatgtctgatcccttatttgatatttatcaaaacatagaatttgcaaaggaattgtgggattgtctcgaatccaagtacatggcagaggactcatccagtaaaaagtttctggtaaccgatttcaacaattacaaaatggttgaatcgaggtctgtcatggaacaattcaatgaactcctccgaatccttggacagttcacacaacacggattgaagatggatgaaacaatatctgtctcaagcatcatagacaagttgcctccttcgtggaaggatttcaaacacaatctgaagcatggaaaagacgaattgtctttgatccaacttggaagtcacttgcgcatagaagaatctctaagagcgcaggaggatgacaaaggaaaaggc containing:
- the LOC127084067 gene encoding uncharacterized protein LOC127084067, yielding MKNGKRNALSDLTNSSHFSSSSVSSSATVEPPIKNNQIRIRKTCLTPLHDVKPSTVHRTKNQNNTVALPMPLTVRCKKKQRVVVVSREQEDLEDYIEKQKAYFKQIDEYELEEEEVEEYIDE
- the LOC127084066 gene encoding peroxidase P7, which gives rise to MASYYFLLFVLVTAFALSEADDNKLCTYFYSDSCPKLLSIVNRGVIKAIRNEARIGASLLRLHFHDCFVNGCDGSILLDDTNSFVGEKTAAPNNNSARGFDVIDDIKANVEKACPSTVSCADILALAARDSVVNLGGPSWEVGLGRRDSITASRADANRYIPGPFLNLDKLKENFAKQGLSEKDLVALSGAHTIGLTRCSLFRPHIYNDSNIDPSFAKSLQSKCPRTGNDNVYQPFDFQTPTHFDNLYYKHLLAKKGLVHSDQELFNGNPTTDKLVQKYANDNEEFFEAFAEGMVKMSNLNPLTGSKGQIRINCRKNN